The genomic window NNNNNNNNNNNNNNNNNNNNNNNNNNNNNNNNNNNNNNNNNNNNNNNNNNNNNNNNNNNNNNNNNNNNNNNNNNNNNNNNNNNNNNNNNNNNNNNNNNNNNNNNNNNNNNNNNNNNNNNNNNNNNNNNNNNNNNNNNNNNNNNNNNNNNNNNNNNNNNNNNNNNNNNNNNNNNNNNNNNNNNNNNNNNNNNNNNNNNNNNNNNNNNNNNNNNNNNNNNNNNNNNNNNNNNNNNNNNNNNNNNNNNNNNNNNNNNNNNNNNNNNNNNNNNNNNNNNNNNNNNNNNNNNNNNNNNNNNNNNNNNNNNNNNNNNNNNNNNNNNNNNNNNNNNNNNNNNNNNNNNNNNNNNNNNNNNNNNNNNNNNNNNNNNNNNNNNNNNNNNNNNNNNNNNNNNNNNNNNNNNNNNNNNNNNNNNNNNNNNNNNNNNNNNNNNNNNNNNNNNNNNNNNNNNNNNNNNNNNNNNNNNNNNNNNNNNNNNNNNNNNNNNNNNNNNNNNNNNNNNNNNNNNNNNNNNNNNNNNNNNNNNNNNNNNNNNNNNNNNNNNNNNNNNNNNNNNNNNNNNNNNNNNNNNNNNNNNNNNNNNNNNNNNNNNNNNNNNNNNNNNNNNNNNNNNNNNNNNNNNNNNNNNNNNNNNNNNNNNNNNNNNNNNNNNNNNNNNNNNNNNNNNNNNNNNNNNNNNNNNNNNNNNNNNNNNNNNNNNNNNNNNNNNNNNNNNNNNNNNNNNNNNNNNNNNNNNNNNNNNNNNNNNNNNNNNNNNNNNNNNNNNNNNNNNNNNNNNNNNNNNNNNNNNNNNNNNNNNNNNNNNNNNNNNNNNNNNNNNNNNNNNNNNNNNNNNNNNNNNNNNNNNNNNNNNNNNNNNNNNNNNNNNNNNNNNNNNNNNNNNNNNNNNNNNNNNNNNNNNNNNNNNNNNNNNNNNNNNNNNNNNNNNNNNNNNNNNNNNNNNNNNNNNNNNNNNNNNNNNNNNNNNNNNNNNNNNNNNNNNNNNNNNNNNNNNNNNNNNNNNNNNNNNNNNNNNNNNNNNNNNNNNNNNNNNNNNNNNNNNNNNNNNNNNNNNNNNNNNNNNNNNNNNNNNNNNNNNNNNNNNNNNNNNNNNNNNNNNNNNNNNNNNNNNNNNNNNNNNNNNNNNNNNNNNNNNNNNNNNNNNNNNNNNNNNNNNNNNNNNNNNNNNNNNNNNNNNNNNNNNNNNNNNNNNNNNNNNNNNNNNNNNNNNNNNNNNNNNNNNNNNNNNNNNNNNNNNNNNNNNNNNNNNNNNNNNNNNNNNNNNNNNNNNNNNNNNNNNNNNNNNNNNNNNNNNNNNNNNNNNNNNNNNNNNNNNNNNNNNNNNNNNNNNNNNNNNNNNNNNNNNNNNNNNNNNNNNNNNNNNNNNNNNNNNNNNNNNNNNNNNNNNNNNNNNNNNNNNNNNNNNNNNNNNNNNNNNNNNNNNNNNNNNNNNNNNNNNNNNNNNNNNNNNNNNNNNNNNNNNNNNNNNNNNNNNNNNNNNNNNNNNNNNNNNNTAATAAATTATTTTGATCGAGAATAAtgagtagtagcagcagtataaTTTAAGTAGTATTGTCatagtaaaaatatttactttttaggTTTTTGGCTTTTATCTNNNNNNNNNNNNNNNNNNNNNNNNNNNNNNNNNNNNNNNNNNNNNNNNNNNNNNNNNNNNNNNNNNNNNNNNNNNNNNNNNNNNNNNNNNNNNNNNNNNNNNNNNNNNNNNNNNNNNNNNNNNNNNNNNNNNNNNNNNNNNNNNNNNNNNNNNNNNNNNNNNNNNNNNNNNNNNNNNNNNNNNNNNNNNTTTCTCNNNNNNNNNNNNNNNNNNNNNNNNNNNNNNNNNNNNNNNNNNNNNNNNNNNNNNNNNNNNNNNNNNNNNNNNNNNNNNNNNNNGTATTATNNNNNNNNNNNNNNNNNNNNNNNNNNNNNNNNNNNNNNNNNNNNNNNNNNNNNNNNNNNNNNNTANNNNNNNNNNNNNNNNNNNNNNNNNNNNNNNNNNNNNNNNNNNNNNNNNNNNNNNNNNNNNNNNNNNNNNNNNNNNNNNNNNNNNNNNNNNNNNNNNNNNNNNNNNNNNNNCAACAATTTCTTGTTTCGGACACATTTTCCTAAGGCATCAATGTgcgattttcattactttttttttttatgattttttcataatttgtgttgatatttttggagggaaaagtttttttttatcattagaaaATCTTGTATATTCCaaaatttatttctcttctcggcacgggggggggggagcctggtGGTGTGTGANNNNNNNNNNNNNNNNNNNNNNNNNNNNNNNNNNNNNNNNNNNNNNNNNNNNNNNNNNNNNNNNNNNNNNNNNNNNNNNNNNNNNNNNNNNNNNNNNNNNNNNNNNNNNNNNNNNNNNNNNNNNNNNNNNNNNNNNNNNNNNNNNNNNNNNNNNNNNNNNNNNNNNNNNNNNNNNNNNNNNNNNNNNNNNNNNNNNNNNNNNNNNNNNNNNNNNNNNNNNNNNNNNNNNNNNNNNNNNNNNNNNNNNNNNNNNNNNNNNNNNNNNNNNNNNNNNNNNNNNNNNNNNNNNNNNNNNNNNNNNNNNNNNNNNNNNNNNNNNNNNNNNNNNNNNNNNNNNNNNNNNNNNNNNNNNNNNNNNNNNNNNNNNNNNNNNNNNNNNNNNNNNNNNNNNNNNNNNNNNNNNNNNNNNNNNNNNNNNNNNNNNNNNNNNNNNNNNNNNNNNNNNNNNNNNNNNNNNNNNNNNNNNNNNNNNNNNNNNNNNNNNNNNNNNNNNNNNNNNNNNNNNNNNNNNNNNNNNNNNNNNNNNNNNNNNNNNNNNNNNNNNNNNNNNNNNNNNNNNNNNNNNNNNNNNNNNNNNNNNNNNNNNNNNNNNNNNNNNNNNNNNNNNNNNNNNNNNNNNNNNNNNNNNNNNNNNNNNNNNNNNNNNNNNNNNNNNNNNNNNNNNNNNNNNNNNNNNNNNNNNNNNNNNNNNNNNNNNNNNNNNNNNNNNNNNNNNNNNNNNNNNNNNNNNNNNNNNNNNNNNNNNNNNNNNNNNNNNNNNNNNNNNNNNNNNNNNNNNNNNNNNNNNNNNNNNNNNNNNNNNNNNNNNNNNNNNNNNNNNNNNNNNNNNNNNNNNNNNNNNNNNNNNNNNNNNNNNNNNNNNNNNNNNNNNNNNNNNNNNNNNNNNNNNNNNNNNNNNNNNNNNNNNNNNNNNNNNNNNNNNNNNNNNNNNNNNNNNNNNNNNNNNNNNNNNNNNNNNNNNNNNNNNNNNNNNNNNNNNNNNNNNNNNNNNNNNNNNNNNNNNNNNNNNNNNNNNNNNNNNNNNNNNNNNNNNNNNNNNNNNNNNNNNNNNNNNNNNNNNNNNNNNNNNNNNNNNNNNNNNNNNNNNNNNNNNNNNNNNNNNNNNNNNNNNNNNNNNNNNNNNNNNNNNNNNNNNNNNNNNNNNNNNNNNNNNNNNNNNNNNNNNNNNNNNNNNNNNNNNNNNNNNNNNNNNNNNNNNNNNNNNNNNNNNNNNNNNNNNNNNNNNNNNNNNNNNNNNNNNNNNNNNNNNNNNNNNNNNNNNNNNNNNNNNNNNNNNNNNNNNNNNNNNNNNNNNNNNNNNNNNNNNNNNNNNNNNNNNNNNNNNNNNNNNNNNNNNNNNNNNNNNNNNNNNNNNNNNNNNNNNNNNNNNNNNNNNNNNNNNNNNNNNNNNNNNNNNNNNNNNNNNNNNNNNNNNNNNNNNNNNNNNNNNNNNNNNNNNNNNNNNNNNNNNNNNNNNNNNNNNNNNNNNNNNNNNNNNNNNNNNNNNCAAAAACATCTTATTATCAACAATTAATAAATCCTAATTGCAGAGAAAATTTCGGAATCCGATATCGGATCCACATAACCTCGTTACCTCCGAGGTACTTCAGTGACGCCGCAAGCCGCGACCCTCATTCTGCCTCGAGCACAACTAGCGATAGGACGTGTTGCAACCTTGCTCCGCGGAATCCGCCAAGCAGCATGGCTTTCGAGGCCGAATTCCTCGATCTCATGGCATCAGCAGGGATCCAAACTGTCGACGCAGACGTGCGCACAGAAAAAAAGGAGTTCGACGAGGATTTCCTCCAAATCGTCGACTCCCTGGGCATCCAGAGAGACGCAACCCTGAGCAGTGAGGAGCAGGTCGCTCTCTCCTGTCCGAAGGAAGTGCGTCCCAGCAAGCGCGCCCGGGAACACGGAAACATGGAACCATAGcagaagaagatgaaaacaacAGGCAGTGAGAAGCAGACTTGTCAACAGAGGGAAAAGAGCCGCGTGTAGCCAATGGCCACTGAACACAAGAGACAAGCGATTAGGCCGTAGAGTTTATGTGCGCGCTTTGAAAACTGTTTGTAGGTTTTTTTCTAGATTAAGTTTACAGACATTTCAGTCCCGAGGAGGCTGCTGGAGACAGAAGTGAACGCGTTGGCACGCTTCTGCGTGGACTTCCACATAAGACTTGTGTCTGGCGAGCAACTCCGCGGCTGCCTGGGCGTGGCGCCAAGGCAGCTGGGCAAGGGCGGCTTCGGCACCACCTTCCTAAACCTTGAGAAGGAGCTGGTGGTGAAACAGGCCCAGAACCTGGAGGCTTTCCGCAGCTTCATCGTGGAAGCGAAGGCGATGACGCTAATGGCCGAACACGACGGGTTCCAGCGCCTCGTGGGCGTGTGTCCGGAGAGGATGTGCATGGTCACCAGGTACGCCGGCCACACCCTCGACGCCCACGTGCTCGGCCGCCTGCACACGGAGCAAAGGATGTCTGTTGTGAGGCAGGTGTGCAACATCGTGCAAAGCATGCACAAGCACGGCCTCGCCCACAACGACATCAAGCCAGCCAACGTGTGCGTGCGGATGGGCGCGGGGGGAGCCCGGGTCACCGTCATTGACTTCGGTCTGACCATGGTGGCCGGGACGCTGCCGAGGCTGCAGATCCAGTGGAACCCACGCCTGCCCTACGCCCCCGAGATCTGCGGGAGCGAGAGGAAGGGCCCGTGCGGCTGCCTCTCCGACGTGTACGCCGTGGGCAAGCTGCTGCAGTTCGTCTTCAGCGGGAATCAGCAGATGCCGCAGCTGCTGAGGCGCTGGTTCTCCAAGAGCCAGGAGATGAGCCCGAGGGAGCGCCAGGGCCTGGGCTCGCTGCTGGAGGCCCTTGAGCAGGAGAAAATCCGCCTGCTCCGCCGCTGCTACTGAGCAGGGCCTTCGCCGTCGCTCACGACGGGTGCGCGTGGGCGCCCACGATTGGACTcttcatttcttctatttttaaaattatatatatttcggttTTAAAAAANNNNNNNNNNNNNNNNNNNNNNNNNNNNNNNNNNNNNNNNNNNNNNNNNNNNNNNNNNNNNNNNNNNNNNNNNNNNNNNNNNNNNNNNNNNNNNNNNNNNNNNNNNNNNNNNNNNNNNNNNNNNNNNNNNNNNNNNNNNNNNNNNNNNNNNNNNNNNNNNNNNNNNNNNNNNNNNNNNNNNNNNNNNNNNNNNNNNNNNNNNNNNNNNNNNNNNNNNNNNNNNNNNNNNNNNNNNNNNNNNNNNNNNNNNNNNNNNNNNNNNNCCAGGGCCGCCTTACGCCAATANNNNNNNNNNNNNNNNNNNNNNNNNNNNNNNNNNNNNNNNNNNNNNNNNNNNNNNNNNNNNNGAGATGAATAGGCTGTTTGAGGTAGCAGTAAAGGTANNNNNNNNNNNNNNNNNNNNNNNNNNNNNNNNNNNNNNNNNNNNNNCATNNNNNNNNNNNNNNNNNNNNNNNNNNNNNNNNNNNNNNNNNNNNNNNNNNNNNNNNNNNNNNNNNNNNNNNNNNNNNNNNNNNNNNNNNNNNNNNNNNNNNNNNNNNNNNNNNNNNNNNNNNNNNNNNNNNNNNNNNNNNNNNNNNNNNNNNNNNNNNNNNNNNNNNNNNNNNNNNNNNNNNNNNNNNNNNNNNNNNNNNNNNNCACTGCACATTAAANNNNNNNNNNNNNNNNNNNNNNNNNNNNNNNNNNNNNNNNNNNNNNNNNNNNNNNNNNNNNNNNNNNNNNNNNNNNNNNNNNNNNNNNNNNNNNNNNNNNNNNNNNNNNNNNNNNNNNNNNNNNNNNNNNNNNNNNNNNNNNNNNNNNNNNNNNNNNNNNNNNAGGGGGAGACTTAAAATACAACATTTTCAAAGGAACAggtaattattacaaaataaaatacattcacTTTCagttattgaaaataatatatatgaattctgCAAGTAAAAGaaagtgtacaaaaaaaaatatttatggcataatactaagtataaaaaaatgccaTGAAAACGCTAAAAGCTGAACACAAAAAATGAACAATACTAATGATCACTGACTAAGGTAAACCCAAAATATACCCACAAAATTATAATTCTGAATCAAAAATCACGTAACATACTAACTTAGGCTAACCAAGGAATAAATGCTACAAAAAATTCCAATCTGGAATTGAGCTGGTATCACTGTAAACATAACAAATAGACATTTCTAACAACAAagcggaaatatttttttttttgttttttagagtaCCCTGGCCACAACGAACCGGGCATATGGTTTCCAATTGCGggaaatttagaggggtggtAATGCcgtgtaaaagaaaacaaaagagatgcGANNNNNNNNNNNNNNNNNNNNNNNNNNNNNNNNNNNNNNNNNNNNNNNNNNNNNNNNNNNNNNNNNNNNNNNNNNNNNNNNNNNNNNNNNNNNNNNNNNNNNNNNNNNNNNNNNNNNNNNNNNNNNNNNNNNNNNNNNNNNNNNNNNNNNNNNNNNNNNTTTCCAAGTAACCACTCGCCGTCAAAAGGGAATGCAAAAAGAGTGGGTGTTCATTAAACATTCATTAATTATaataccctttaaaatttaaaaagcctGGGTTTCCGAGTACGGATCCCAGGGTTTACACCGAAATTTATCATACTGGCTTAGCCAGGGATGGAAATGCCCGGGNNNNNNNNNNNNNNNNNNNNNNNNNNNNNNNNNNNNNNNNNNNNNNNNNNNNNNNNNNNNNNNNNNNNNNNNNNNNNNNNNNNNNNNAATGGTGAGTTCCatcttaaaacacatatactccgGAAACTAAATGACCTTCNNNNNNNNNNNNNNNNNNNNNNNNNNNNNNNNNNNNNNNNNNNNNNNNNNNNNNNNNNNNNNNNNNNNNNNNNNNNNNNNNNNNNNNNNNNNNNNNNNNNNNNNNNNNNNNNNNNNNNNNNNNNNNNNNNNNNNNNNNNNNNNNNNNNNNNNNNNNNNNNNNNNNNNNNNNNNNNNNNNNNNNNNNNNNNNNNNNNNNNNNNNNNNNNNNNNNNNNACAAgtgacactatcctcctggcAAGATAAGTGTCCTCACACAGCTTACTGGGCAAGAATGGTAATAANNNNNNNNNNNNNNNNNNNNNNNNNNNNNNNNNNNNNNNNNNNNNNNNNNNNNNNNNNNNNNNNNNNNNNNNNNNNNNNNNNNNNNNNNNNNNNNNNNNNNNNNNNNNNNNNNNNNNNNNNNNNNCACTACANNNNNNNNNNNNNNNNNNNNNNNNNNNNNNNCGAAAGTAAAAAGGCTAAAACTATGCGGNNNNNNNNNNNNNNNNNNNNNNNNNNNNNNNNNNNNNNNNNNNNNNNNNNNNNNNNNNNNNNNNNNNNNNNNNNNNNNNNNNNNNNNNNNNNNNNNNNNNNNNNNNNNNNNNNNNNNNNNNNNNNNNNNNNNNNNNNNNNNNNNNNNNNNNNNNNNNNNNNNNNNNNNNNNNNNNNNNNNNNNNNNNNNNNNNNNNNNNNNNNNNNNNNNNNNNNNNNNNNNNNNNNNNNNNNNNNNNNNNNNNNNNNNNNNNNNNNNNNNNNNNNNNNNNNNNNNNNNNNNNNNNNNNNNNNNNNNNNNNNNNNNNNNNNNNNNNNNNNNNNNNNNNNNNNNNNNNNNNNNNNNNNNNNNNNNNNNNNNNNNNNNNNNNNNNNNNNNNNNNNNNNNNNNNNNNNNNNNNNNNNNNNNNNNNNNNNNNNNNNNNNNNNNNNNNNNNNNNNNNNNNNNNNNNNNNNNNNNNNNNNNNNNNNNNNNNNNNNNNNNNNNNNNNNNNNNNNNNNNNNNNNNNNNNNNNNNNNNNNNNNNNNNNNNNNNNNNNNNNNNNNNNNNNNNNNNNNNNNNNNNNNNNNNNNNNNNNNNNNNNNNNNNNNNNNNNNNNNNNNNNNNNNNNNNNNNNNNNNNNNNNNNNNNNNNNNNNNNNNNNNNNNNNNNNNNNNNNNNNNNNNNNNNNNNNNNNNNNNNNNNNNNNNNNNNNNNNNNNNNNNNNNNNNNNNNNNNNNNNNNNNNNNNNNNNNNNNNNNNNNNNNNNNNNNNNNNNNNNNNNNNNNNNNNNNNNNNNNNNNNNNNNNNNNNNNNNNNNNNNNNNNNNNNNNNNNNNNNNNNNNNNNNNNNNNNNNNNNNNNNNNNNNNNNNNNNNNNNNNNNNNNNNNNNNNNNNNNNNNNNNNNNNNNNNNNNNNNNNNNNNNNNNNNNNNNNNNNNNNNNNNNNNNNNNNNNNNNNNNNNNNNNNNNNNNNNNNNNNNNNNNNNNNNNNNNNNNNNNNNNNNNNNNNNNNNNNNNNNNNNNNNNNNNNNNNNNNNNNNNNNNNNNNNNNNNNNNNNNNNNNNNNNNNNNNNNNNNNNNNNNNNNNNNNNNNNNNNNNNNNNNNNNNNNNNNNNNNNNNNNNNNNNNNNNNNNNNNNNNNNNNNNNNNNNNNNNNNNNNNNNNNNNNNNNNNNNNNNNNNNNNNNNNNNNNNNNNNNNNNNNNNNNNNNNNNNNNNNNNNNNNNNNNNNNNNNNNNNNNNNNNNNNNNNNNNNNNNNNNNNNNNNNNNNNNNNNNNNNNNNNNNNNNNNNNNNNNNNNNNNNNNNNNNNNNNNNNNNNNNNNNNNNNNNNNNNNNNNNNNNNNNNNNNNNNNNNNNNNNNNNNNNNNNNNNNNNNNNNNNNNNNNNNNNNNNNNNNNNNNNNNNNNNNNNNNNNNNNNNNNNNNNNNNNNNNNNNNNGCCTTACGCCAATANNNNNNNNNNNNNNNNNNNNNNNNNNNNNNNNNNNNNNNNNNNNNNNNNNNNNNNNNNNNNNNNNNNNNNNNNNNNNNNNNNNNNNNNNNNNNNNNNNNNNNNNNNNNNNNNNNNNNNNNNNNNNNNNNNNNNNNNNNNNNNNNNNNNNNNNNNNNNNNNNNNNNNNNNNNNNNNNNNNTCCACAATGAgctaaaatgatagtaaaatgaaAACTAACTTTTAAGACCAATATTNNNNNNNNNNNNNNNNNNNNNNNNNNNNNNNNNNNNNNNNNNNNNNNNNNNNNNNNNNNNNNNNNNNNNNNNNNNNCACTGGTaacttttaatgattattataatataaaaatatgatcacATCCACCTCCTATACGCAAGTCGAAGGTGCCTCagacttcactttctctttctNNNNNNNNNNNNNNNNNNNNNNNNNNNNNNNNNNNNNNTtagttaaaatgagaaaaaaaagtataacaatcacaataatgaacacgagtaaaataatagataNNNNNNNNNNNNNNNNNNNNNNNNNNNNNNNNNNNNNNNNNNNNNNNNNNNNNNNNNNNNNNNNNNNNNNNNNNNNNNNNNNNNNNNNNNNNNNNNNNNNNNNNNNNNNNNNNNNcctgcatttaaaaagtaaaaaagtaagctAATCAAAGTGAAACGAGAACCAAGAAAAATGTACCAAAACGGGTgaactaaaacaaacagaaaaacgcgaaaattaaggataaaaactgctaataataagagtaaaagcATGCAAACCGGCAGATGGAACAACGCTGTGCAGGGAAGGTGCAGATTGCCCGACCAGGGAAGCGCGCGGGAGAGGATGCTCAAGGACAAGCCACACCACNNNNNNNNNNNNNNNNNNNNNNNNNNNNNNNNNNNNNNNNNNNNNNNNNNNNNNNNNNNNNNNNNNNNNNNNNNNNNNNNNNNNNNNNNNNNNNNNNNNNNNNNNNNNNNNNNNNNNNNNNNNNNNNNNNNNNNNNNNNNNNNNNNNNNNNNNNNNNNNNNNNNNNNNNNNNNNNNNNNNNNNNNNNNNNNNNNNNNNNNNNNNNNNNNNNNNNNNNNNNNNNNNNNNNNNNNNNNNNNNNNNNNNNNNNNNNNNNNNNNNNNNNNNNNNNNNNNNNNNNNNNNNNNNNNNNNNNNNNNNNNNNNNNNNNNNNNNNNNNNNNNNNNNNNNNNNNNNNNNNNNNNNNNNNNNNNNNNNNNNNNNNNNNNNNNNNNNNNNNNNNNNNNNNNNNNNNNNNNNNNNNNNNNNNNNNNNNNNNNNNNNNNNNNNNNNNNNNNNNNNNNNNNNNNNNNNNNNNNNNNNNNNNNNNNNNNNNNNNNNNNNNNNNNNNNNNNNNNNNNNNNNNNNNNNNNNNNNNNNNNNNNNNNNNNNNNNNNNNNNNNNNNNNNNNNNNNNNNNNNNNNNNNNNNNNNNNNNNNNNNNNNNNNNNNNNNNNNNNNNNNNNNNNNNNNNNNNNNNNNNNNNNNNNNNNNNNNNNNNNNNNNNNNNNNNNNNNNNNNNNNNNNNNNNNNNNNNNNNNNNNNNNNNNNNNNNNNNNNNNNNNNNNNNNNNNNNNNNNNNNNNNNNNNNNNNNNNNNNNNNNNNNNNNNNNNNNNNNNNNNNNNNNNNNNNNNNNNNNNNNNNNNNNNNNNNNNNNNNNNNNNNNNNNNNNNNNNNNNNNNNNNNNNNNNNNNNNNNNNNNNNNNNNNNNNNNNNNNNNNNNNNNNNNNNNNNNNNNNNNNNNNNNNNNNNNNNNNNNNNNNNNNNNNNNNNNNNNNNNNNNNNNNNNNNNNNNNNNNNNNNNNNNNNNNNNNNNNNNNNNNNNNNNNNNNNNNNNNNNNNNNNNNNNNNNNNNNNNNNNNNNNNNNNNNNNNNNNNNNNNNNNNNNNNNNNNNNNNNNNNNNNNNNNNNNNNNNNNNNNNNNNNNNNNNNNNNNNNNNNNNNNNNNNNNNNNNNNNNNNNNNNNNNNNNNNNNNNNNNNNNNNNNNNNNNNNNNNNNNNNNNNNNNNNNNNNNNNNNNNNNNNNNNNNNNNNNNNNNNNNNNNNNNNNNNNNNNNNNNNNNNNNNNNNNNNNNNNNNNNNNNNNNNNNNNNNNNNNNNNNNNNNNNNNNNNNNNNNNNNNNNNNNNNNNNNNNNNNNNNNNNNNNNNNNNNNNNNNNNNNNNNNNNNNNNNNNNNNNNNNNNNNNNNNNNNNNNNNNNNNNNNNNNNNNNNNNNNNNNNNNNNNNNNNNNNNNNNNNNNNNNNNNNNNNNNNNNNNNNNNNNNNNNNNNNNNNNNNNNNNNNNNNNNNNNNNNNCTCTGGAGAATCGTTCATTGGAATATTCCAATAAAACAACTACCAGAGTCggccttattgtcattattgtttatcaNNNNNNNNNNNNNNNNNNNNNNNNNNNNNNNNNNNNNNNNNNNNNNNNNNNNNNNNNNNNNNNNNNNNNNNNNNGGATGTCTCTCGGCCGAAcggtatttctaccgccgtatNNNNNNNNNNNNNNNNNNNNNNNNNNNNNNNNNNNNNNNNNNNNNNNNNNNNNNNNNNNNNNNNNNNNNNNNNNNNNNNNNNNNNNNNNNNNNNNNNNNNNNNNNNNNNNNNNNNNNNNNNNNNNNNNNNNNNNNNNNNNNNNNNNNNNNNNNNNNNNNNNNNNNNNNNNNNNNNNNNNNNNNNNNNNNNNNNNNNNNNNNNNNNNNNNNNNNNNNNNNNNNNNNNNNNNNNNNNNNNNNNNNNNNNNNNNNNNNNNNNNTGAGAAACATCAGACCACTCTAAAAATTTGTTGACACCACTGATTTCGTTATTCCCTGTATGAATCTCGTCATTATTTCAGAAACTTACAAGATGCAAcaatataacaaattaaaaatgttACCCTTCATAAAGAAAACGCACTTCTATTTCTTCAAGAAGGAGTATTTCGGagctttttttctaattctccaTTCTATCATGCATACTATGAAGCATCACCGTATTTACAAAGCAAAACTTCCTATTAATTAACACAATATCAAAATCAGTTCGATATGTTACATCAGAATGAGATAAAGCGACACTGTATTCTTATCTCATGCGCAAAAGAAAGCGATGATTtagaacgaagagaaaaaatgttaaataagaaaagaagaacgcGATACCAAAGAAAACTTGTTAGATTATTAGCAAGATGACAGATGATCCGATTTTTAATCGAGATGGCACATGCGATACAGAAGACTTTCGCCACTAACGAACAACTAAATAGATTGATAAGATTAGAAAGAATAATNNNNNNNNNNNNNNNNNNNNNNNNNNNNNNNNNNNNNNNNNNNNNNNNNNNNNNNNNNNNNNNNNNNNNNNNNNNNNNTATTTGACTAAGATAATCNNNNNNNNNNNNNNNNNNNNNNNNNNNNNNNNNNNNNNNNNNNNNNNNNNNNNNNNNNNNNNNNNTATGGTTGTTGATGGTAGCATTGATGAGATGGANNNNNNNNNNNNNNNNNNNNNNNNNNNNNNNNNNNNNNNNNNNNNNATGAGAATGNNNNNNNNNNNNNNNNNNNNNNNNNNNNNNNNNNNNNNNNNNNNNNNNNNNNNNNNNNNNNNNNNNNNNNNNNNNNCTATGGTActaatgcacaaatatatattcatgcattgtaaattggtgtgttgtgtgtatgtgtgatgttatatattgtatgatgtaNNNNNNNNNNNNNNNNNNNNNNNNNNNNNNNNNNNNNNNNNNNNNNNNNNNNNNNNNNAATCATATCAATAATTTAtagcaagtatatatacacatgtcattCCGAATTACTGNNNNNNNNNNNNNNNNNNNNNNNNNNNNNNNNNNNNNNNN from Penaeus monodon isolate SGIC_2016 chromosome 23, NSTDA_Pmon_1, whole genome shotgun sequence includes these protein-coding regions:
- the LOC119588305 gene encoding calcium-dependent protein kinase 1-like, with amino-acid sequence MAFEAEFLDLMASAGIQTVDADVRTEKKEFDEDFLQIVDSLGIQRDATLSIPRRLLETEVNALARFCVDFHIRLVSGEQLRGCLGVAPRQLGKGGFGTTFLNLEKELVVKQAQNLEAFRSFIVEAKAMTLMAEHDGFQRLVGVCPERMCMVTRYAGHTLDAHVLGRLHTEQRMSVVRQVCNIVQSMHKHGLAHNDIKPANVCVRMGAGGARVTVIDFGLTMVAGTLPRLQIQWNPRLPYAPEICGSERKGPCGCLSDVYAVGKLLQFVFSGNQQMPQLLRRWFSKSQEMSPRERQGLGSLLEALEQEKIRLLRRCY